A single Pan paniscus chromosome 21, NHGRI_mPanPan1-v2.0_pri, whole genome shotgun sequence DNA region contains:
- the PROKR2 gene encoding prokineticin receptor 2 — protein MAAQNGNTSFAPNFNPPQDHASSLSFNFSYGDYDLPMDEDEDMTKTRTFLAAKIVVGIALAGIMLVCGIGNFVFIAALTRYKKLRNLTNLLIANLAISDFLVAIICCPFEMDYYVVRQLSWEHGHVLCASVNYLRTVSLYVSTNALLAIAIDRYLAIVHPLKPRMNYQTASFLIALVWMVSILIAIPSAYFATETVLFIVKSQEKIFCGQIWPVDQQLYYKSYFLFIFGVEFVGPVVTMTLCYARISRELWFKAVPGFQTEQIRKRLRCRRKTVLVLMCILTAYVLCWAPFYGFTIVRDFFPTVFVKEKHYLTAFYVVECIAMSNSMINTVCFVTVKNTTMKYFKKMMLLHWRPSQRGSKSSADLDLRTNGVPATEEVDCIRLK, from the exons ATGGCAGCCCAGAATGGAAACACCAGTTTCGCACCCAACTTTAATCCACCGCAAGACCatgcctcctccctctcctttaaCTTCAGTTATGGTGATTATGACCTCCCTATGGATGAGGATGAGGACATGACCAAGACCCGGACCTTCCTCGCAGCCAAGATCGTCGTTGGCATTGCACTGGCAGGCATCATGCTGGTCTGCGGCATCGGTAACTTTGTCTTTATCGCTGCCCTCACCCGCTATAAGAAGTTGCGCAACCTCACCAATCTGCTCATTGCCAACCTGGCCATCTCCGACTTCCTGGTGGCCATCATCTGCTGCCCCTTCGAGATGGACTACTACGTGGTACGGCAGCTCTCCTGGGAGCATGGCCACGTGCTCTGTGCCTCCGTCAACTACCTGCGCACCGTCTCCCTCTACGTCTCCACCAATGCCTTGCTGGCCATTGCCATTGACAG ATATCTCGCCATCGTTCACCCTTTGAAACCACGGATGAATTATCAAACGGCCTCCTTCCTGATCGCCTTGGTCTGGATGGTGTCCATTCTCATTGCCATCCCATCGGCCTACTTTGCAACAGAAACCGTCCTCTTTATTGTCAAGAGCCAGGAGAAGATCTTCTGTGGCCAGATCTGGCCCGTGGATCAGCAGCTCTACTACAAGTCCTACTTCCTCTTCATCTTTGGTGTCGAGTTCGTGGGCCCTGTGGTCACCATGACCCTGTGCTATGCCAGGATCTCCCGGGAGCTCTGGTTCAAGGCAGTCCCTGGGTTCCAGACGGAGCAGATTCGCAAGCGTCTGCGCTGCCGCAGGAAGACGGTCCTGGTGCTCATGTGCATTCTCACGGCCTATGTGCTGTGCTGGGCACCCTTCTACGGTTTCACCATCGTTCGTGACTTCTTCCCCACTGTGTTCGTGAAGGAAAAGCACTACCTCACTGCCTTCTACGTGGTCGAGTGCATCGCCATGAGCAACAGCATGATCAACACCGTGTGCTTCGTGACGGTCAAGAACACCACCATGAAGTACTTCAAGAAGATGATGCTGCTGCACTGGCGTCCCTCCCAGCGGGGGAGCAAGTCCAGTGCCGACCTTGACCTCAGAACCAACGGGGTGCCCGCCACAGAAGAGGTGGACTGTATCAGGCTGAAGTGA